Within Halonatronomonas betaini, the genomic segment GATAATTCCAGCAAATATTTCGAATGGAGTATGACCAACTAGTTCTTTTAGTTCACTTTTAATGTATTCTCTTTCTTCTTCCAATCTACTGAGATCAAGATCTTGAATTAGTCTGTTGATAACATTAGCCTGTTCACCAACTGCTCTTCTGACTCCACCTGCATCATATATAATAACTAATGAAAAAACTGTAACTATAGCAAACAAATCAGAATTAATACCATATTCAATACCAATCATTGTAGTCAAAGTTGTTACGAAGGCAGCATGGGAGCTGGGCATTCCTCCTGAACCAATGATTCTGTAAAACCTTGGTGGGAAGACAGTAAATATTTTCAAAGCCTGGGCTATTAATAAAGCTGTTAAAGCGGCAGTTAAAGGTTGCATTTAATATTAATACCTCCGAATTTATAAGTTCTTTTATAAATTTAAAAGTTGATAGTAATACTATTTTATAATATAATAAGTGAGATTGACAAGGCTATATTAGTATTTATTAAAAAAAGATAGGTGAAAAGATGAATTCAGCTATAGACTTTATAAACTCATTACCGATGTTTGGTACAGAAGAAGGGTTTAAACCTGGCTTAGACAGAGTTAGCAAGTTAATTGAACTTTTAAATATTGATCTAAAGTCCCTTGATTTTATTCATGTTGCTGGCAGTAATGGAAAAGGTTCTACAATAGAAATGTTAAATTCTATTTATAATCAGGCTGGTTATAAAGTAGGAAGATACATTTCACCCCATGTCAGATCATTCAATGAAAGGATTCAAGTTAACGGGCAGGATATTACTGATAAGGAACTTACTAAACTGATTAAAGAGATTAAACCTCTTTATGATAATGATAAGTACTGGCATGATATTGGCAAGCCAACATTTTTTGAAGTAGTTACTGTTTTAGCTTTTTATCATTTTTATCTGGAAAAACCAGATCTGATTTTATTAGAAACAGGATTAGGGGGTAGATTTGATGCCACTAATGTAATACCTAGTCCTTTACTGGCAATAATAACAACAATTACTTTGGAACATACTGAATATTTAGGAGATAAGTTAGCTTTAATTGCCAGGGAAAAAGCTGGTATAATAAAAGAAGGCAGTAGAGTGTTGGTAGGAGAAATTGAAGAGGAAGCTTTAAAAGTAATTAGAGATAAAGCAGCTTCAGTATCTGCAAATTTTTATGAAAGCAAGGATTTTTTTAGTCTAGTCCCTGTTACTGAGAATTTAGACAAACAAATATTTAAAATTAAATATCATAATAAGACCTATGAATTATCTATGCCCCTTAAAGGCAGGTATCAACTTAAAAATGCAGAAGTAGCAATATCAGCAACTGAATTACTTCAAAGAGAATATCCTGTTAGTTTTGAATCAATGAAAAAAGGGTTTAAAAATGTCAGCTGGCCTGGCAGGCTGGAAGTTATAAAGAAAGCCCCACCAGTAATACTTGATGGTTCGCACACAGTTGCTGGTATAGAGGAATTAGTAAACTTTTTAAAAGATAATTTTTCAGAGGATCATAAGATTAAAATAATATTAGCCGTCCTAAAAGATAAAGATATTGAGTCAATGATAGATAAGCTCTTATTTAGACCAGGAGTTGAGCTTATATTTACAGAAAACAATTCATTTAGGGCATTAAAAGTAAGTGATTTTAAAATTAAATC encodes:
- a CDS encoding divergent PAP2 family protein — protein: MQPLTAALTALLIAQALKIFTVFPPRFYRIIGSGGMPSSHAAFVTTLTTMIGIEYGINSDLFAIVTVFSLVIIYDAGGVRRAVGEQANVINRLIQDLDLSRLEEEREYIKSELKELVGHTPFEIFAGIILGIIIGFLAS
- a CDS encoding bifunctional folylpolyglutamate synthase/dihydrofolate synthase yields the protein MNSAIDFINSLPMFGTEEGFKPGLDRVSKLIELLNIDLKSLDFIHVAGSNGKGSTIEMLNSIYNQAGYKVGRYISPHVRSFNERIQVNGQDITDKELTKLIKEIKPLYDNDKYWHDIGKPTFFEVVTVLAFYHFYLEKPDLILLETGLGGRFDATNVIPSPLLAIITTITLEHTEYLGDKLALIAREKAGIIKEGSRVLVGEIEEEALKVIRDKAASVSANFYESKDFFSLVPVTENLDKQIFKIKYHNKTYELSMPLKGRYQLKNAEVAISATELLQREYPVSFESMKKGFKNVSWPGRLEVIKKAPPVILDGSHTVAGIEELVNFLKDNFSEDHKIKIILAVLKDKDIESMIDKLLFRPGVELIFTENNSFRALKVSDFKIKSQVNIIKSNQKLLETVDQELEKQVDNEILCITGSLSSIIELREHLLNRIRG